The following proteins come from a genomic window of Crassostrea angulata isolate pt1a10 chromosome 1, ASM2561291v2, whole genome shotgun sequence:
- the LOC128163498 gene encoding 60S ribosomal export protein NMD3-like — MDFSLGETTKTTNLILCCQCGTEIEPNASNMCVSCIRTQVDITEGIPKQAVLYFCRNCNRYLQPPSTWVSAQLESRELLSICLKKLKGINKVRLVDAGFVWTEPHSMRIKVKLTVQKEVMNGAVLQQVFVVEFTVNNNMCDDCHRVEAKDFWRAVVQIRQKTDHKKTFFFLEQLILKHKAHANTVNIKAVHDGLDFFYSQKQDARKLVDFLVNVVPCRYQCAQELVSHDIRNNTFTYKYTFSVEIVPICKDNIVCLPPKLAQILGNISPICICSHVTQTVHLIDPNTLQVADVSGTQFWRYPFVNLCSPKRFVEFMVMQVDIIPEKDRPHRVPVSNKHVLADLWVSKVTENGLSDHQFFCRTHLGHLLSPGDTVYGFDFTNANLNNPDLEKVKAEKLPDVVIVKKVFGDKTTRNRKRRWKLKHLHDDLHMETASNERDYTDFLEDLEEDQITRQHVNIYKDESKIAVDTDDTEDEDLPQISLQEMLDDLHIADDPMGDED, encoded by the exons atgGATTTCTCCCTCGGAGAAACGACAAAGACAACAAATCTAAT ATTATGCTGTCAATGTGGCACAGAAATAGAGCCCAATGCCTCCAACATGTGTGTATCCTGCATCAGAACACAGGTGGATATCACAGAGGGAATCCCCAAACAGGCTGTACTGTACTTCTGCAGAAACTGTAACAG ATACTTGCAGCCTCCCAGCACATGGGTGTCTGCACAGCTAGAATCAAGAGAACTTCTTTCCATCTGTCTGAAGAAACTCAAAGGAATAAACAAA GTTCGATTGGTTGATGCCGGATTTGTGTGGACAGAACCTCATTCTATGAGAATCAAAGTCAAACTCACTGTACAGAAAGAG GTGATGAATGGGGCGGTGCTTCAGCAGGTGTTTGTGGTGGAGTTCACGGTCAACAACAACATGTGTGACGACTGCCACCGCGTGGAAGCCAAGGACTTCTGGAGAGCCGTGGTTCAGATCAGACAGAAG ACTGACCACAAGAAGACCTTCTTCTTCCTGGAGCAGCTGATTCTGAAACACAAGGCCCACGCCAACACAGTCAACATCAAGGCTGTACACG ATGGATTGGATTTCTTCTACTCCCAAAAACAAGATGCTCGAAAATTGGTCGACTTTTTAGTGAATGTAGTACCATGCAG GTATCAGTGTGCTCAGGAGCTGGTTTCCCATGACATCAGAAACAACACCTTTACCTACAAGTACACCTTCTCTGTGGAGATCGTCCCCATTTGTAAG GACAACATTGTGTGCCTGCCTCCTAAGCTGGCCCAAATCCTGGGAAACATCAGCCCGATCTGTATCTGTAGTCATGTGACCCAGACAGTGCACCTGATTGACCCCAACACGCTGCAAG TGGCAGATGTGAGTGGAACACAGTTTTGGAGGTACCCCTTTGTGAACCTCTGCTCCCCTAAAAGATTTGTGGAGTTTATGGTGATGCAGGTGGACATTATTCCAGAAAAGGACAGGCCCCACAGAGTGCCAGTATCCAATAAG CATGTGTTGGCTGACCTCTGGGTATCCAAGGTGACAGAGAATGGCCTGAGTGACCACCAATTCTTCTGTAGGACACACCTGGGGCACCTGCTGAGTCCGGGGGACACAGTTTATGG ATTTGATTTTACTAATGCCAACTTGAACAACCCTGACCTGGAGAAGGTCAAGGCTGAAAAGCTGCCGGATGTG GTGATTGTGAAGAAAGTGTTTGGAGATAAAACAACCAGGAACAGGAAGCGAAGGTGGAAGCTGAAGCATCTCCATGACGACCTGCACATGGAGACGGCCAGCAATGAAAG AGACTACACAGATTTCCTTGAGGATCTGGAGGAGGACCAGATAACCAGGCAACACGTCAACATTTACAAAG ATGAGAGCAAGATAGCCGTGGATACGGATGACACGGAGGATGAGGATCTGCCACAGATCAGTCTACAGGAAATGCTGGATGATCTCCACATTGCGGATGATCCTATGGGAGACGAGGACTAG
- the LOC128163470 gene encoding zinc finger protein 99-like: MDVLVSLKHDGKLSDYVNKAYAAKHLCDVKVVTGDQSTFYTHRLVLSAFSEFFQRKISGQQESHNMVIPIDVDSAVFKVLMEFMYTGQLSVTTAERIALYHASVILEMDTAQELLQQAYISSDWHGMMTNKVTKSSEDNDLDVKVTEETDVRVTISDIQEEKTLDGATTSNISELTTTKKKRGRKKKKIENDVVEPLEGQQEFGGEALIGEVVEAGDNRMMTRNRGRRRPVVSNKAKQSKKTGKKDSTERKKREVRVKRRESIPKVQKVMKIWVPKNANVKCEICGKFLHSFSALKKHLVIKHQHFALGFSQSRAIISNIIKGSGTMRYCTLIDRPKKFMCTLCSCSFRFYSLFYRHVQETHMQLFQGDRQGDFLKVVKHIQNMKSTLKERKKSKQKPEAKRGRRIVANKVYEKCCFCHAVLSKGRIYANHLIKKHYLSFEKAKEFTGYPKYRLQQKWECPDCNLTFVGNKALKSHFEGVHQLDDIKYPCPDCDSSYSSLGTIKSHLRWVHKKTIAEVHEALKNSVVCEVAGCDYATGNMMTMKLHVVKEHPEIKYRCTECNFTFHVKKTLNRHMIVKHLRRSEHLKKQCEQCGRRFSKNSQLHVHQFIKHGIYHKDMKLFRCEHGGCNKVCMSSSSLKSHTRRHSNDKNYECPYCSLKLKTDVTLKKHINKMHLWIRPHLCQVCGQRFGEDSELQSHIKNRHSADKEFQCDHCPYATANKATFYTHLFMVHKVKAKEDTRKEFRCPHCEFTTLLGHRFKTHLNGHKNIRQYSCNMCDKKFISSSTLRAHKQWTHSEKKYDCPHCGYQTKTSQKLNEHIRIQHQLKGFKPYRCPYCTFTCATGGNTRKHIKQKHKDMEVRYIRDDSLLEAARLARRSGNTMSLNYISVQKDMVPDAPPGFELQEFQLAAQQQESGHQGNHQMELGSAPSVVEVSNLHTLTNVAVHSDPITDPNPHTHQGNLVSQEVMVGNESIVVHNHGNIITLGNVHQLTEADTVGYSAAIVNAINQSIQHL; the protein is encoded by the exons ATGGATGTACTGGTTAGCTTGAAGCATGACGGGAAGCTTAGTGACTATGTGAACAAGGCCTATGCGGCCAAACATTTGTGTGATGTCAAGGTTGTGACAGGAGACCAGTCCACGTTTTACACACATCGACTTGTCCTGTCTGCTTTCTCGGAGTTCTTCCAGCGGAAAATCAGTGGACAGCAAGAATCCCACAACATGGTGATTCCCATTG ATGTGGACTCAGCTGTGTTCAAAGTATTGATGGAGTTCATGTACACAGGCCAACTATCAGTCACCACTGCCGAGAGGATTGCACTCTATCACGCTTCAGTGATTCTAGAAATGGACACTGCACAGGAACTCTTACAACAAGCCTACATCTCCAGTGATTGGCATGGAATGATGACTAATAAGGTCACCAAAAGTTCAGAAGATAACGACCTCGATGTCAAGGTTACAGAGGAAACAGATGTTAGGGTCACCATATCTGACATTCAAGAAGAAAAAACATTGGATGGCGCTACAACGAGCAATATATCAGAATTAACTActacaaaaaagaaaagaggaagaaagaagaagaaaattgaaaatgatgtTGTAGAACCATTGGAAGGACAACAAGAATTTGGGGGTGAGGCATTGATTGGGGAGGTGGTCGAGGCAGGGGATAACAGGATGATGACTAGAAATCGTGGAAGGAGAAGACCTGTAGTCAGCAACAAGGccaaacaaagcaaaaagacaGGAAAGAAGGATTCCACGGAAAGAAAGAAGAGAGAGGTCAGAGTAAAGAGAAGAGAAAGCATCCCCAAAGTTCAAAAGGTCATGAAGATCTGGGTTCCAAAGAACGCCAATGTTAAATGTGAGATCTGTGGAAAATTTCTGCACTCTTTCTCTGCACTGAAGAAACATTTGGTCATCAAACACCAACATTTTGCTCTTGGGTTTTCCCAAAGCCGTGCCATAATCAGCAATATTATAAAGGGGTCAGGAACAATGCGTTATTGTACATTAATTGACCGACCTAAAAAATTCATGTGCACTCTGTGTTCTTGCAGCTTCCGCTTCTACAGCCTATTCTACAGACACGTTCAGGAAACTCATATGCAGCTTTTCCAAGGAGACAGGCAGGGGGACTTTCTGAAGGTTGTCAAACACATCCAGAATATGAAATCCACACtgaaagaaaggaaaaaaagCAAACAGAAGCCAGAAGCAAAGAGGGGCAGGAGAATAGTGGCTAATAAGGTGTATGAGAAGTGCTGTTTCTGTCACGCTGTTCTCTCCAAGGGAAGAATCTATGCCAATCATCTTATCAAGAAGCATTATCTGAGTTTTGAGAAAGCCAAAGAATTTACAGGCTATCCTAAGTACCGTCTGCAGCAGAAGTGGGAGTGCCCAGACTGTAACTTGACATTTGTTGGCAATAAGGCTCTGAAGAGTCACTTTGAAGGTGTGCATCAACTTGACGACATCAAGTACCCTTGTCCTGACTGTGACAGTTCTTACTCTTCTCTAGGTACAATAAAATCTCACTTACGATGGGTCCATAAGAAAACCATAGCCGAGGTTCACGAAGCGTTGAAGAATTCTGTGGTGTGTGAAGTCGCTGGGTGTGACTACGCCACAGGGAACATGATGACAATGAAGCTACACGTGGTGAAGGAACATCCAGAAATCAAGTACAGGTGCACTGAGTGTAACTTCACCTTCCACGTGAAGAAGACGCTCAATCGTCACATGATCGTCAAACATCTCCGACGCTCCGAGCACCTGAAGAAGCAATGTGAGCAGTGTGGACGGAGATTCAGCAAGAACTCCCAGCTTCACGTGCACCAGTTTATCAAACATGGCATTTATCACAAGGACATGAAG ttGTTCCGCTGTGAACATGGCGGCTGTAACAAAGTCTGCATGTCAAGCTCCAGTCTCAAGTCCCATACGAGGCGTCACTCAAATGACAAAAATTACGAATGTCCATACTGTTCCCTCAAACTTAAGACTGATGT GACACTGAAAAAACATATCAACAAGATGCACCTTTGGATCCGGCCTCACCTGTGTCAGGTGTGCGGTCAGCGGTTTGGGGAGGATTCTGAGCTTCAATCCCATATCAAGAACCGTCACTCTGCAGACAAAGAGTTTCAGTGTGACCACTGTCCCTACGCCACTGCCAACAAAGCTACGTTCTACA ctCATTTATTCATGGTCCACAAAGTGAAAGCAAAAGAAGACACACGTAAAGAGTTTCGCTGCCCTCACTGTGAGTTCACCACTTTGCTCGGACACAGGTTCAAAACCCATCTTAATGGACACAAAAACATCCGGCAATATTCCTGTAACATGTGTGATAAGAAGTTTATCTCCAGCTCCACCTTGCGGGCCCACAAACAGTGGACGCATTCAGAAAAGAAATATGACTGTCCTCACTGTGGTTATCAAACGAAGACGTCCCAGAAACTAAACGAACACATCAGGATACAGCACCAGCTCAAGGGCTTCAAGCCCTACAGGTGTCCCTATTGTACCTTTACGTGTGCCACAGGCGGCAACACCCGGAAACACATCAAGCAGAAGCACAAGGACATGGAGGTGCGATATATCAGAGACGATAGTCTGCTGGAGGCGGCTCGCCTCGCCCGCAGATCCGGAAACACCATGTCCCTTAATTATATTTCTGTCCAGAAGGACATGGTTCCAGACGCACCGCCAGGGTTCGAGCTTCAGGAATTCCAGTTAGCTGCCCAGCAACAAGAGTCTGGTCACCAGGGTAACCACCAAATGGAGCTAGGGTCGGCGCCCTCTGTGGTGGAGGTCAGTAATCTCCACACCCTGACTAATGTAGCGGTGCACTCCGACCCAATTACCGACCCCAATCCACACACCCACCAGGGGAACCTTGTGTCTCAGGAGGTCATGGTCGGTAACGAGAGCATTGTGGTTCATAACCATGGCAACATCATCACCTTGGGCAACGTTCATCAGCTGACTGAGGCTGACACAGTTGGGTATTCAGCAGCCATTGTAAACGCCATCAACCAGTCAATCCAACACTTGTAG